In Prosthecobacter sp., a genomic segment contains:
- a CDS encoding toll/interleukin-1 receptor domain-containing protein — translation MPGPQHDYRFDVAFSFAGPHRDKVRAIADLVAAKLDPGLLKRGKGKVFFDEWFRAEILGGNMRVLLQRIYGEQSLMVVADLSDDYADRPWCQGEAEAIDALRMRIDSARDETARLRVFIVRFGPGHVPGVLENTGWLDGINLSAEEIATDILDRLELLKARLAEGQERLAPDAHAATSPQVVLTRSLSDPPSPIPPPLPILFFHPATNDALYSRRERELAWLDDCAKDARIRIATVTGVGGLGKTSLVGHWIAVQRGWQHRTFRGVFFYSFYSDRDPQHFFAAFLQFVCEREKIVAPPTGTPLHHAAATAVRKWCYLVVLDGLEVLQRDENDPHYGWINDGSLNEFVARVGGEGLSLLVLTSRFPFPQITNEHPKAARAKELPLFDAKEGADLLEKCGLTHIRENLEAYSTQFGGHPLALRLFAGACLAQPFDEPETVSRHLLAAGTEAGEEDAHRRQFRKLLLWLQNKLPAPKRRLLQLVALFREPVPTATLAALATGLDAMKADFGDCDATHLRFLLDALVRDHLLQREEAPDSDTARWAAHPIVREVFRGEALASGDTVAQQFAEIVAGKGGGGKPRSVAELQPILEAIEVLLAAGNFRAAADLFLERLENGQVFLTIPAPQEGLHCARGFIEPPERRAALEQALGRGQLARYVAWIALLANNLGELDGVERGNEEKNEIRHAEQSWANVSIGLRNIAEVQTLRGALGEAVGSASEALFYAGVEEADTLGSTAVHRRAPQRPSSVPTHDSEQERSSRAYRAHALSLGGEMAAASRDFAAADTLNRKNHHENAALYSSGGIKWCSHRFRLGEADSARRLTEANRAICERNRWNQTIAQCDLLLGELDLAAGGRDSADQRIVAAVRLFREARQGMDLPDALLAQARLRGSVEDCEEALRLAARSGLVLKQCDALNLRARLRREAGQPADAAKDARDALEIAERCGYYWGRHEALRQLRDAAQASGNRADEKHWDEAEKALAAKMQPEIEEALRINREHDTEMEKLYGKKKRGKA, via the coding sequence ATGCCCGGCCCTCAGCATGATTACCGTTTTGATGTCGCCTTCTCCTTTGCAGGCCCGCATCGCGACAAAGTGCGAGCGATTGCCGATCTCGTCGCCGCGAAACTCGATCCCGGCCTGCTAAAGCGTGGCAAGGGCAAGGTGTTCTTCGACGAGTGGTTTCGCGCGGAAATCCTCGGCGGCAATATGCGCGTGCTACTCCAGCGCATTTATGGCGAGCAAAGCCTCATGGTGGTCGCCGACCTGTCGGATGATTACGCCGACCGCCCTTGGTGCCAGGGCGAAGCAGAGGCAATCGACGCCTTGCGGATGCGCATCGATTCGGCGCGGGATGAGACCGCTCGCCTGCGCGTCTTCATCGTTCGCTTCGGTCCTGGCCATGTTCCCGGCGTACTCGAAAACACCGGCTGGCTCGACGGGATCAACCTTTCTGCGGAAGAAATCGCCACAGACATTCTGGATCGCCTCGAATTACTGAAGGCGCGCCTCGCGGAAGGTCAGGAACGTTTGGCACCAGACGCACACGCTGCCACCTCGCCGCAGGTTGTCTTGACTCGGAGTCTCTCGGACCCCCCATCTCCCATTCCTCCCCCACTCCCGATCCTCTTCTTCCACCCCGCCACCAATGACGCCCTCTACTCCCGACGCGAGCGCGAGTTGGCGTGGCTTGACGACTGCGCGAAGGACGCGCGCATTCGCATCGCCACCGTCACCGGCGTGGGCGGGCTCGGGAAGACCTCGCTCGTCGGGCATTGGATCGCCGTGCAACGCGGCTGGCAACACCGCACGTTTCGCGGCGTGTTCTTCTACAGCTTCTATTCAGATCGCGACCCGCAGCACTTCTTCGCGGCCTTCCTCCAGTTCGTGTGCGAGCGGGAGAAGATCGTTGCGCCACCCACTGGCACACCGCTCCACCACGCTGCTGCAACGGCGGTGCGGAAATGGTGTTACCTCGTGGTGCTCGACGGACTCGAAGTTCTCCAGCGCGACGAAAACGATCCGCACTACGGCTGGATCAATGACGGATCGCTCAATGAGTTCGTCGCGCGCGTTGGCGGGGAGGGTTTGTCACTTCTCGTCCTCACAAGCCGGTTCCCATTCCCGCAGATCACCAACGAACATCCAAAAGCAGCCCGTGCGAAAGAACTTCCGCTGTTCGATGCAAAAGAAGGCGCAGACCTGCTGGAGAAGTGTGGTCTTACTCACATTCGGGAGAACCTCGAAGCATACAGCACTCAATTCGGGGGGCATCCGCTCGCGCTGCGGCTCTTTGCCGGTGCGTGCCTCGCACAACCCTTCGATGAACCGGAGACGGTGAGCCGCCACCTGCTCGCGGCGGGTACGGAGGCGGGCGAAGAGGACGCGCACCGGCGGCAGTTCCGCAAGTTGCTGCTCTGGCTGCAAAACAAACTTCCCGCGCCCAAGCGCCGGCTGCTCCAGCTCGTCGCACTCTTCCGCGAGCCGGTGCCCACGGCGACGCTCGCCGCGCTCGCCACGGGGCTCGATGCGATGAAGGCGGACTTCGGCGATTGCGACGCCACGCATCTCCGCTTCCTCCTTGATGCGCTGGTTCGGGATCACCTGCTCCAGCGCGAGGAAGCGCCTGATAGCGACACCGCCCGCTGGGCGGCTCATCCCATTGTGCGCGAGGTCTTCCGCGGCGAGGCGCTGGCGTCGGGCGACACGGTCGCGCAACAGTTTGCCGAGATCGTCGCGGGGAAGGGCGGAGGCGGCAAGCCCCGGAGCGTGGCGGAATTGCAGCCGATCCTGGAGGCGATCGAGGTGCTCCTCGCTGCGGGGAATTTCAGAGCGGCGGCTGATCTGTTTCTTGAGCGGCTGGAGAATGGCCAAGTGTTCCTCACGATTCCCGCCCCGCAGGAAGGGCTGCATTGCGCGCGGGGATTTATCGAGCCGCCGGAACGGCGAGCGGCGCTGGAGCAGGCGCTCGGGAGGGGACAGTTGGCGCGTTATGTTGCATGGATCGCCTTGTTAGCGAATAACCTCGGGGAGCTGGATGGAGTGGAGCGTGGAAATGAAGAAAAAAACGAGATTCGACACGCCGAACAATCTTGGGCAAACGTCTCGATCGGCCTCCGAAACATCGCCGAGGTCCAAACGCTGCGAGGGGCGCTGGGGGAGGCGGTCGGGAGTGCGAGCGAGGCGCTCTTTTATGCCGGTGTCGAGGAAGCGGACACGCTAGGGAGTACGGCGGTTCATCGCCGCGCTCCACAGCGCCCTTCCTCCGTTCCAACGCATGATTCTGAACAGGAGCGCAGTTCCCGCGCGTATCGTGCCCACGCGCTTTCGCTCGGGGGAGAAATGGCCGCCGCAAGCCGCGACTTTGCCGCTGCGGATACGCTCAATCGCAAGAATCACCACGAAAACGCCGCGCTCTATTCGTCCGGGGGCATAAAGTGGTGCAGCCATAGATTTCGACTCGGCGAGGCGGACTCCGCGCGCCGGCTCACGGAGGCGAATCGAGCCATCTGCGAGCGCAACCGCTGGAATCAAACCATCGCCCAGTGCGACCTCCTCCTCGGGGAACTCGATCTCGCAGCGGGCGGCCGCGATTCCGCCGACCAGCGCATCGTCGCGGCCGTGCGGCTCTTTCGTGAAGCCCGGCAGGGAATGGATCTCCCCGACGCGCTGCTTGCGCAGGCGCGGCTGCGGGGGAGCGTGGAGGATTGCGAGGAGGCGCTGCGGCTCGCGGCCCGGAGCGGCTTGGTGCTGAAGCAGTGCGACGCCCTGAATCTCCGCGCCCGGCTCCGGCGCGAGGCCGGCCAGCCCGCCGACGCCGCCAAGGACGCCCGCGACGCGCTCGAAATCGCCGAGCGTTGCGGCTACTACTGGGGCCGTCACGAAGCTCTGCGCCAGCTCCGCGACGCCGCCCAGGCCAGTGGAAACCGTGCAGACGAAAAGCATTGGGACGAAGCCGAAAAAGCGCTGGCCGCGAAGATGCAGCCGGAAATCGAGGAAGCCCTGCGCATCAACCGTGAGCACGATACCGAGATGGAGAAACTCTACGGCAAGAAGAAGCGTGGGAAGGCTTGA
- a CDS encoding DUF1080 domain-containing protein has protein sequence MQRILLLLPLFALVSNAAEPAKQPEPKKEKPFTPGGIYRQGDMQRPRPTVITPPTATTAPSDAIVLFDGKDLSKFTRKPRRDDKDQSDVPNWKIENGYAEITPKGGDIDTKDKFGSSQIHIEWATPAEVVGSSQGRGNSGVLIHGWGEVQVLDSFENDTYPDGQAAAIYNKYPPLVNASRNPGEWQSYDIICECAKLDDKGAVIEPARMTVIHNGVIVQHAVPLEAKVQEFGFALQDHHNPTRYRNIWVRPLHRRDENAIPAAK, from the coding sequence ATGCAACGCATCCTTCTCCTTCTTCCACTCTTCGCTCTCGTCTCAAACGCCGCCGAACCCGCGAAGCAGCCTGAACCTAAAAAAGAAAAACCCTTCACGCCCGGCGGCATCTATCGACAGGGCGACATGCAACGACCGCGGCCCACGGTCATCACGCCGCCAACAGCAACAACAGCTCCCAGCGATGCCATCGTGCTCTTCGATGGCAAGGACTTGTCCAAATTCACCCGCAAGCCGCGCAGGGACGATAAGGACCAGAGCGACGTGCCGAATTGGAAGATCGAAAATGGTTACGCCGAGATCACACCCAAAGGCGGTGACATCGACACCAAGGACAAGTTCGGATCCAGTCAGATTCACATCGAATGGGCCACGCCTGCCGAAGTCGTGGGCAGCAGCCAGGGCCGAGGCAACAGCGGCGTGCTCATCCACGGCTGGGGCGAGGTGCAGGTGCTCGATTCCTTCGAGAATGACACCTATCCCGACGGTCAGGCAGCCGCGATCTACAACAAGTATCCGCCGCTCGTGAACGCCAGCCGCAACCCCGGCGAGTGGCAGAGCTATGACATCATCTGCGAGTGCGCGAAGCTTGATGACAAGGGGGCGGTGATCGAACCTGCCCGCATGACCGTGATCCACAACGGCGTCATCGTGCAGCACGCGGTGCCGCTGGAAGCGAAGGTCCAGGAGTTCGGCTTCGCGCTTCAAGATCATCACAATCCGACGCGCTACCGCAACATCTGGGTGCGTCCGCTGCATCGTCGTGACGAGAACGCGATACCGGCCGCGAAGTGA
- a CDS encoding c-type cytochrome, with translation MRFFYILSLLLATDLQAAPQWIWLSKDGNKDSKVTFRHRFDVPQNAQLATLELTCDNGAVASLNGKKVLTNADWQEAVKADVTKDIKLGESNEIIVNATNKGGTAALVARLTLKLPAGRQDIVIETSGKWESTTTGKEEWKPALVINEYGKGPWGLALDGKAGGGKNSGPAETIAASEITVPKGFKVEKLYNVPKDQEGSWVALTVDPKGRLIACDQYGSIYRMSVPAIGKTENLKPEKLAIEMGKAHGLLAAFDSLYVMVNENGKDNGLYRLQDTNGDDQYDKTTKLHTMAGGGEHGLHSMVVSPDGKRIYFNCGNHTKLPEGLEDSRPAKIWGEDHVLPRLWDANGHARGILAPGGYVCSMNPDGTSLELFCYGFRNEFDICFNDQGELFTYDADMEWDIGAPWYRPTRVNHCVSGADYGWRSGSGKWPQYYPDSLPTTIDIGPGSPTGTVAGTGAKFPAKYQHAIFINDWTYGTMWAIHLESKGASYTATKEEFVFGKPLPLTDLVIHPQDGAMYFAVGGRKTQSGVYRVTYVGDESTAPAKALPLDEEFKMRAALESYHTGKIEAEKALNTAWGYLSHSDRHVRYAARVAIEKLPVELWKEKALNEKHPVALIEGIIALARVTGAKSNHEGGRPAAKPTGTSSEPIGNVSPENAVLQGLMLQTLSTLEGKKLPLSQQLAALRATQLVLIRLGKPDAEVCAKIAEKLDAHYPAEDPQVNREICHILVAIDSPKVVSKTLALMATAKDDFQEVATDAVLSRNDGYANAARAAAGSRPNAQQIDYMFALRNATAGWTPEHRRTFFSWFPRARTWKGGNSFKGFIENIRKDAMATFVPQPELADLDALSNKVEAMTAMPNYVAPKGPGKAWTIDEVLALAAGGLKGRDFANGEAMNRSIMCATCHRFNGDGGSIGPDLTGVGNRYTLRDLLENIIDPSKVISDQYDSHEITKKDGSILIGRIVVEENEKVFLMTNPFAPNDHMAINEADIAKKGTRKISMMPPGLINSLNQDELLDLIAYLVSGGNAKDKAFQK, from the coding sequence ATGCGTTTTTTCTATATCCTCTCCCTTCTCCTTGCCACCGACCTTCAGGCAGCCCCCCAGTGGATCTGGCTCTCCAAAGATGGTAACAAAGACAGCAAGGTCACTTTCCGCCATCGCTTTGATGTCCCGCAGAATGCGCAGCTCGCCACGCTGGAGCTGACTTGCGACAACGGCGCGGTCGCCAGCCTCAACGGCAAAAAAGTGCTCACCAATGCCGACTGGCAGGAGGCGGTGAAAGCGGATGTCACCAAGGACATCAAGCTCGGCGAGAGCAACGAGATCATCGTCAACGCCACGAACAAAGGAGGCACCGCCGCGCTCGTCGCGCGTCTCACACTCAAACTGCCCGCCGGTCGTCAAGACATCGTCATTGAAACCAGCGGCAAATGGGAATCCACCACCACCGGCAAAGAAGAGTGGAAGCCCGCGTTGGTGATCAATGAGTATGGCAAAGGCCCGTGGGGTCTCGCGCTCGACGGCAAAGCCGGTGGTGGCAAAAACAGCGGCCCGGCGGAAACCATCGCAGCCAGTGAGATCACCGTGCCGAAGGGATTTAAAGTCGAAAAACTCTACAACGTGCCGAAGGACCAGGAAGGCTCGTGGGTGGCCCTCACCGTCGATCCGAAAGGCCGCCTCATCGCCTGCGACCAGTATGGCAGCATCTATCGCATGAGCGTTCCAGCCATCGGCAAGACGGAGAACCTCAAGCCAGAGAAACTCGCCATTGAAATGGGCAAAGCTCACGGCCTGCTTGCCGCCTTCGACAGCCTCTATGTGATGGTGAACGAAAACGGCAAGGACAACGGCCTTTACCGCCTCCAGGACACCAATGGCGACGACCAATACGACAAAACCACCAAGCTCCACACCATGGCTGGCGGCGGAGAGCATGGTTTGCACAGCATGGTCGTCAGTCCCGATGGCAAACGCATCTACTTCAATTGCGGCAACCACACGAAGCTGCCCGAAGGCCTCGAAGACAGCCGCCCGGCGAAAATTTGGGGAGAAGACCACGTCCTGCCCCGTCTCTGGGATGCCAATGGCCACGCGCGCGGCATCCTCGCTCCCGGAGGTTATGTTTGCAGCATGAATCCCGATGGCACCAGCCTCGAACTCTTCTGTTACGGCTTCCGCAACGAGTTCGACATCTGCTTCAATGATCAAGGCGAACTCTTCACCTATGACGCCGACATGGAGTGGGACATCGGCGCGCCGTGGTATCGCCCCACACGCGTGAATCACTGCGTCAGCGGTGCTGACTACGGCTGGCGCAGCGGCAGCGGCAAGTGGCCGCAATATTATCCCGACTCACTGCCCACCACCATCGACATCGGCCCCGGCAGCCCCACTGGCACCGTCGCTGGCACCGGCGCGAAGTTCCCCGCGAAGTACCAGCACGCCATCTTCATCAACGACTGGACCTACGGCACCATGTGGGCCATCCACCTCGAATCAAAAGGCGCGAGCTACACGGCCACCAAGGAAGAATTCGTCTTCGGCAAACCGCTGCCGCTCACTGATCTCGTCATCCATCCGCAGGATGGTGCCATGTACTTCGCCGTCGGTGGCCGCAAGACACAGTCCGGCGTCTATCGCGTGACCTATGTCGGCGATGAATCCACCGCGCCCGCCAAAGCGCTGCCGCTCGATGAGGAATTCAAAATGCGCGCCGCGCTCGAAAGCTATCACACCGGCAAAATCGAAGCTGAAAAGGCCCTTAACACCGCCTGGGGCTATCTGAGCCATAGCGACCGTCATGTGCGCTACGCCGCCCGCGTCGCCATTGAAAAGCTCCCGGTCGAGCTTTGGAAAGAAAAAGCCCTCAATGAAAAACATCCCGTCGCCTTGATTGAAGGCATCATCGCTCTCGCTCGCGTCACCGGAGCCAAATCGAACCATGAAGGCGGCAGACCCGCCGCGAAGCCCACCGGCACCTCCTCCGAGCCGATTGGCAATGTCTCGCCCGAAAACGCTGTGTTGCAGGGCCTGATGCTACAAACACTCAGCACGCTCGAAGGAAAAAAACTCCCGCTCAGCCAGCAACTCGCCGCCCTGCGCGCCACGCAGCTCGTCTTGATCCGTTTGGGCAAGCCTGATGCTGAGGTTTGCGCCAAAATCGCGGAGAAACTCGACGCGCATTACCCCGCCGAAGATCCCCAAGTCAATCGCGAGATCTGCCACATTCTCGTCGCCATCGATTCGCCCAAAGTCGTCTCCAAAACGCTCGCGCTCATGGCCACCGCCAAAGACGACTTCCAAGAAGTCGCCACCGATGCCGTCCTCAGCCGCAACGACGGCTACGCCAACGCCGCCCGCGCCGCCGCAGGCAGCCGCCCCAATGCGCAGCAGATCGACTACATGTTCGCATTGAGAAACGCTACCGCTGGCTGGACTCCCGAGCATCGCAGAACCTTCTTCTCCTGGTTCCCCCGCGCCCGCACTTGGAAAGGCGGCAACAGCTTCAAAGGCTTCATCGAAAACATCCGCAAAGACGCCATGGCGACGTTCGTGCCACAGCCCGAGCTTGCCGACCTAGACGCTCTCAGCAACAAAGTCGAGGCCATGACCGCCATGCCCAACTACGTCGCCCCCAAAGGCCCCGGCAAAGCGTGGACCATTGATGAAGTGCTCGCCCTCGCCGCCGGTGGCCTCAAAGGCCGCGACTTCGCAAACGGCGAGGCCATGAACCGCAGTATCATGTGCGCTACCTGCCACCGCTTCAACGGCGACGGCGGCAGCATCGGCCCCGACCTCACCGGCGTCGGCAACCGCTACACTCTGCGAGATCTGTTGGAGAACATCATCGACCCAAGCAAGGTCATCTCCGACCAATACGACAGCCACGAGATCACCAAAAAAGACGGCAGCATCCTCATCGGCCGTATCGTCGTCGAGGAGAACGAAAAAGTCTTCCTCATGACCAACCCCTTCGCTCCCAACGACCATATGGCCATCAACGAGGCCGACATCGCCAAAAAAGGCACCCGCAAAATCAGCATGATGCCCCCCGGTCTCATCAACTCGCTCAATCAAGACGAACTCCTTGATTTGATCGCCTACCTGGTCAGCGGCGGGAATGCGAAGGACAAGGCGTTCCAAAAGTAG
- a CDS encoding A/G-specific adenine glycosylase: MSSPAVTPDPTAVATALVAWFREQARDYPWRRTRDPYAILISEVMLQQTQISTVLDRGYYARWLERFPDFSTLAEAREDEVLKVWEGLGYYRRARNLQRLAKEVIENHGGVFPRDPATILALPGIGPYTAGAVASFAFGLAEPIVDGNIARVLSRVYNDATPVDSTAGTKLLWERAKSFVKTTDDPRALNSALMELGQTHCAPTKPTCDLCPVHRHCRATSPELLPVKNARPEITAVTERVVFLRTSAGVLLELETGKRRTGLWKLPALHPMHADKPPPLLLRTHYGITRYKVTLWVHEPQAQEMRWPDTHRIISFAELESTPMPAPYRRALRELLQRGEFRLDA, encoded by the coding sequence ATGTCCTCCCCCGCCGTCACGCCTGATCCCACCGCCGTTGCCACGGCGCTTGTTGCCTGGTTTCGGGAGCAGGCGCGTGATTACCCATGGCGTCGAACGCGTGACCCGTATGCGATTCTCATCTCCGAGGTCATGCTGCAGCAGACGCAAATATCCACAGTGCTGGACCGTGGCTATTACGCGCGCTGGCTGGAACGGTTTCCGGATTTTTCGACGCTTGCGGAGGCTCGGGAAGACGAGGTGCTTAAAGTCTGGGAGGGACTGGGGTACTATCGACGTGCGCGGAATCTGCAGCGGCTGGCCAAGGAGGTGATCGAAAACCACGGCGGTGTTTTTCCGCGCGATCCCGCTACTATTCTCGCCCTGCCAGGCATCGGCCCTTATACAGCGGGAGCAGTGGCGAGTTTTGCCTTCGGCCTCGCGGAGCCGATCGTCGATGGCAACATCGCGCGGGTTCTGTCTCGTGTTTACAATGATGCCACACCGGTCGATTCCACTGCGGGCACGAAGCTGCTTTGGGAACGGGCGAAGTCGTTCGTGAAAACCACCGACGATCCGCGTGCACTGAACTCGGCGCTCATGGAACTCGGCCAGACACACTGCGCGCCGACAAAACCCACGTGCGATCTCTGTCCGGTGCACCGTCATTGCCGTGCGACGAGTCCTGAGTTGCTGCCCGTCAAAAATGCACGGCCGGAAATCACCGCAGTCACCGAGCGTGTCGTCTTCTTGCGCACCAGCGCGGGCGTTCTGCTGGAGCTTGAGACGGGGAAGCGCCGCACCGGCCTTTGGAAGCTGCCTGCGCTTCATCCCATGCATGCCGACAAGCCGCCGCCCCTACTGCTGCGCACGCATTACGGCATCACGCGCTACAAGGTCACGCTGTGGGTGCATGAGCCGCAGGCGCAGGAAATGAGATGGCCCGACACGCACCGCATCATTTCGTTTGCCGAATTGGAATCCACGCCCATGCCAGCGCCGTATCGTCGGGCGTTGCGCGAACTTCTCCAGCGCGGCGAGTTCCGGCTTGATGCGTGA
- a CDS encoding HU family DNA-binding protein — protein sequence MSTITKKELVAELSNATGVKHAEALALVEAFMELVSKHLAEGSEITLRTFGTFDLRVARGKIGRNPKQPNSEVMIPDRCVVRFKPSKELKSKVAAVSVSKLNGNHA from the coding sequence ATGTCCACCATCACCAAAAAAGAGCTGGTAGCCGAACTTAGCAACGCGACTGGCGTGAAGCATGCTGAAGCTCTTGCCCTTGTGGAGGCATTTATGGAATTGGTTTCAAAGCATTTAGCTGAAGGTAGCGAGATCACGTTGCGCACTTTCGGCACCTTCGACCTGAGAGTTGCCCGAGGCAAAATTGGCCGCAATCCCAAGCAGCCAAATTCTGAGGTTATGATTCCTGACCGCTGTGTGGTTCGATTCAAGCCCAGCAAAGAGCTGAAGTCCAAGGTGGCTGCGGTTTCGGTGAGCAAGCTCAACGGTAATCACGCTTAA
- the rnhC gene encoding ribonuclease HIII, with translation MPTLTSHTQALTATQAEKLRALLKERGFEFMTKPYCLYAASKPKVNVLVYEKGPKVVVQGKETEDFVTNLLEPEVLGEAKLGYEEVHHPEMFQSHIGVDESGKGDFFGPLVIAGVFVDGDVARRLRDIGAVDSKRISSDERIAKIAADIRAIPGLAWEVISIHPERYNELYEKFGNLNRLLAWGHAKVIENLLERVPDCPRAISDQFANPKILESALQKRGRTIELVQRTKAESDPAVAAASILAREAFVGWLKSQSRHFGTELPKGVSQSVKQTAASLVNKHGKGLLQSLTKAHFRTTTEVSSGSDSDHLNE, from the coding sequence ATGCCCACCCTGACCAGCCACACGCAGGCTCTCACCGCAACACAAGCAGAGAAACTGCGCGCGCTTCTGAAGGAACGTGGGTTTGAGTTCATGACCAAGCCCTACTGTCTCTACGCTGCTTCCAAGCCGAAAGTGAATGTGCTCGTCTATGAAAAAGGGCCCAAAGTGGTCGTACAGGGCAAAGAGACCGAGGACTTCGTCACCAACCTGCTCGAACCAGAGGTGCTGGGAGAGGCGAAACTCGGCTACGAAGAGGTGCATCACCCGGAGATGTTTCAGTCGCACATCGGCGTCGATGAGAGCGGCAAAGGCGACTTTTTCGGCCCGCTGGTGATCGCAGGTGTTTTCGTCGATGGCGATGTGGCCCGCCGCTTGCGAGACATCGGAGCCGTGGACAGCAAACGCATCAGCAGCGACGAGCGCATCGCTAAAATAGCTGCAGATATTCGCGCTATTCCCGGCCTCGCTTGGGAAGTGATCTCCATCCACCCGGAACGCTACAACGAACTTTATGAGAAATTCGGCAATCTGAACCGCCTGCTGGCCTGGGGGCATGCCAAGGTCATTGAAAATCTGTTGGAACGCGTGCCCGACTGCCCCAGAGCCATTTCCGACCAGTTCGCGAATCCGAAGATTCTCGAAAGCGCCCTGCAAAAACGCGGACGTACGATCGAACTCGTCCAGCGCACCAAGGCAGAGAGTGATCCCGCTGTGGCAGCGGCATCTATCCTGGCAAGAGAAGCTTTTGTCGGCTGGTTGAAATCGCAGAGCCGGCATTTCGGAACCGAACTTCCCAAGGGAGTTTCACAAAGTGTGAAACAAACGGCGGCAAGTTTGGTAAACAAGCATGGCAAAGGTCTCCTGCAGTCCCTGACCAAGGCCCACTTTCGCACCACCACCGAGGTTTCATCCGGGTCAGATTCCGATCACTTGAATGAATAA
- a CDS encoding metal ABC transporter substrate-binding protein, which translates to MKHRLFLSCLVILISACKPASNAPDAAAPAGNNEASSAKSGKPQVLVANYPLQYFAQRIAGDVVEVRFLAPKDEDPAFWQPNEAAIAAFQNADLILMNGATYSKWADKITLPESKVVDTSSAFANNFIQITDATTHSHGPGGEHSHSGTAFTTWIDFKQAALQAQAVCTALIKLVPAAKDTMEKNTEALKDELEALDERLSTLSRRLVQHPLVASHPVYHYLVRRYGLNLKSVLWEPDTVLDDKYMSDLNAILATHRARWMIWEGEPSKDNVQKLAALGLQSVVFDPCGNVPDSGDFMTVMKANVEVLEKAFP; encoded by the coding sequence ATGAAACACCGTCTTTTCCTTTCGTGCCTCGTCATCTTGATCAGCGCCTGCAAGCCCGCCTCCAACGCGCCGGATGCGGCCGCACCGGCTGGGAACAATGAAGCGTCATCCGCAAAATCAGGCAAGCCGCAGGTGCTTGTCGCCAATTACCCGCTGCAGTACTTCGCACAGCGCATTGCTGGCGATGTCGTCGAGGTGCGATTCCTTGCTCCTAAAGATGAAGATCCCGCTTTCTGGCAGCCGAACGAGGCTGCGATTGCCGCGTTTCAAAACGCCGACCTCATCCTCATGAACGGTGCCACTTACTCGAAGTGGGCGGACAAGATCACGCTGCCGGAGTCGAAAGTGGTCGATACCTCCAGCGCTTTTGCCAATAACTTCATCCAGATCACCGACGCCACGACTCATAGCCATGGCCCAGGCGGCGAGCACAGCCACAGCGGCACCGCCTTCACCACCTGGATCGATTTCAAGCAGGCCGCCTTGCAGGCCCAGGCCGTTTGCACCGCCTTGATCAAGCTCGTGCCCGCCGCCAAGGACACGATGGAAAAGAACACCGAGGCGCTCAAAGACGAGTTGGAGGCCTTGGACGAGCGTCTCAGCACACTCAGCCGTCGTTTGGTGCAGCATCCGCTCGTCGCCTCGCATCCGGTCTATCACTACCTCGTCCGTCGTTACGGCCTGAACTTGAAATCTGTCCTCTGGGAGCCCGATACCGTGCTGGATGACAAGTACATGAGCGATCTCAACGCGATCCTCGCCACTCATCGTGCCCGTTGGATGATCTGGGAGGGCGAGCCCTCCAAAGACAACGTTCAAAAACTCGCCGCCCTCGGTCTCCAAAGCGTGGTCTTCGATCCCTGCGGCAACGTGCCGGACAGCGGCGACTTCATGACCGTCATGAAGGCCAATGTGGAGGTGTTGGAGAAGGCGTTTCCGTAG